In Musa acuminata AAA Group cultivar baxijiao chromosome BXJ2-8, Cavendish_Baxijiao_AAA, whole genome shotgun sequence, one genomic interval encodes:
- the LOC135618972 gene encoding probable esterase PIR7A encodes MEESGKKHFILVHGICQGAWCWYKLITLLRSAGHFVIAVDLGATGVDPQRLDELSSMDDYARPLFHAIASLPPHQKLVLVGHSFGGASVSLAMEKFPDKISVAVFVTAVMPSTTVAMAALTDEFFKGHPQEAYLDSKVSISSDPQNPSSRIEFGPEYMSNRLYQLSPAEDLTLGTLLVRPGSWFLGDLLRDGIVTEEKYGSVRRVFIVCKEDLAMAEGYQRWMIEASPGAEVEEIEGADHMVMLSKPADLCKLLLEIAARY; translated from the exons ATGGAGGAATCGGGCAAGAAGCACTTCATCCTCGTGCATGGGATCTGCCAAGGCGCATGGTGCTGGTACAAGCTCATCACCCTTCTCAGGTCAGCCGGCCATTTCGTCATCGCCGTCGACCTCGGCGCCACCGGGGTGGACCCACAGAGGCTCGACGAGCTCAGCTCCATGGACGACTACGCCCGCCCGCTGTTCCACGCCATCGCCTCCCTCCCGCCTCACCAGAAGCTGGTCCTCGTCGGCCACAGTTTCGGCGGAGCCAGTGTCTCCCTTGCTATGGAGAAGTTCCCCGACAAGATCTCCGTCGCCGTCTTCGTCACCGCCGTCATGCCGAGCACCACCGTTGCCATGGCTGCCCTCACGGACGAG TTCTTCAAGGGGCATCCACAAGAAGCCTACCTGGATTCGAAGGTCTCGATCAGCTCAGATCCCCAGAACCCTTCGAGCAGGATAGAGTTCGGCCCCGAGTACATGTCGAACAGACTGTACCAGCTCAGCCCAGCTGAG GACCTGACGCTGGGGACGCTGCTGGTGAGGCCAGGGAGTTGGTTTTTGGGCGATCTGCTACGCGATGGAATTGTCACGGAGGAGAAGTACGGGTCGGTGAGAAGGGTGTTCATCGTGTGCAAGGAGGACTTGGCCATGGCCGAGGGCTACCAGCGTTGGATGATAGAAGCCAGCCCGGGGGCGGAAGTGGAGGAGATCGAAGGTGCCGATCATATGGTGATGCTCTCCAAGCCGGCGGATCTGTGCAAACTCCTCCTCGAGATTGCCGCAAGATATTGA
- the LOC103994264 gene encoding protein indeterminate-domain 12-like, translating into MSNITGDGGSFSSGSNAGEDEVHRQSLLSCDSPAAAANSDISAAQLPHLPPAKKKRNLPGTPDPKAEVIALSPKTLMATNRFVCEICRKGFQRDQNLQLHRRGHNLPWKLRPRNGGSEARKKVYVCPEPTCVHHNPSRALGDLTGIKKHYCRKHGEKKWKCDKCSKKYAVQSDWKAHSKICGTRQYKCDCGTIFSRRDSFMTHRAFCDALAQENNKLSQPLMATMASSLQGQAPPRLVMPIQHTSNTSSSTTVPEFSYDMKNPPAIDALAASLASRNMAGGMFPSFLGIPSSSGPVSFDGLFEAQMSRPTAVLANSSATSLLQNAAQIGATQRGMASVTAGRPYQLTSVHGGGLANLFYASSVRETGDGSLKEMMARCGSGDVMTVDFLGVGGQRRPHMRQQQQRERHNMEFGGVVLRTGMETPHHLQQQMAYGRSDEPENHVWDM; encoded by the exons ATGTCAAACATCACAGGTGATGGTGGAAGCTTCTCATCTGGGAGCAACGCAGGAGAAGATGAAGTCCATAGGCAAAGCCTTCTCTCCTGTGATTCACCGGCAGCCGCCGCAAACAGTGATATCTCCGCTGCACAGCTTCCGCATCTGCCGCCGGCCAAGAAGAAACGCAACCTCCCAGGAACTCCAG ACCCGAAAGCTGAGGTGATTGCGCTCTCACCGAAGACGCTCATGGCGACCAACCGATTCGTGTGCGAGATCTGCCGCAAGGGGTTCCAGAGGGACCAAAACCTGCAACTGCACCGCCGAGGCCACAACCTTCCGTGGAAGCTGAGGCCACGAAACGGCGGCAGCGAGGCCAGGAAGAAGGTCTACGTGTGTCCGGAGCCCACATGCGTGCACCACAACCCCAGCCGCGCCCTCGGCGATCTTACCGGAATCAAGAAGCACTACTGCCGCAAGCACggcgagaagaagtggaagtgcgACAAGTGCTCGAAGAAATACGCCGTGCAGTCAGATTGGAAGGCTCACTCCAAGATCTGCGGGACGAGGCAGTACAAATGCGACTGTGGCACCATCTTCTCCAG GAGAGACAGCTTCATGACCCACCGAGCCTTCTGCGACGCGTTGGCGCAGGAGAACAACAAGCTTAGCCAACCCCTGATGGCCACCATGGCTTCGAGCTTGCAAGGGCAGGCCCCTCCCAGGCTGGTGATGCCCATCCAGCACACCAGCAACACCTCCTCCTCCACTACCGTCCccgagttcagctatgacatgaaGAACCCGCCGGCGATCGACGCCCTCGCCGCTTCATTGGCATCCCGCAACATGGCCGGTGGCATGTTTCCGAGCTTCTTGGGCATCCCTTCCTCCTCCGGCCCAGTGAGCTTCGATGGGTTATTCGAGGCCCAAATGTCAAGGCCTACGGCCGTGTTGGCGAACTCGTCGGCGACGTCTCTGCTGCAGAACGCCGCCCAGATCGGCGCGACGCAGAGGGGCATGGCTTCGGTGACGGCTGGGAGGCCGTATCAGTTAACCAGCGTCCATGGAGGAGGATTAGCCAACCTATTCTATGCTTCTTCTGTGCGTGAGACGGGCGACGGATCCTTGAAGGAGATGATGGCTCGCTGTGGCAGTGGGGATGTGATGACTGTGGACTTCCTGGGCGTCGGGGGACAGAGGAGGCCACACATGCGACAACAGCAGCAGAGAGAGCGTCACAACATGGAGTTTGGAGGGGTTGTTCTTCGTACAGGGATGGAGACTCCGCATCATCTGCAGCAGCAGATGGCTTATGGCCGCAGTGATGAACCGGAGAACCATGTTTGGGACATGTGA
- the LOC135618973 gene encoding small ribosomal subunit protein uS4y-like — MVHVSFYRNYGKTFKKPRRPYEKERLDAELKLVGEYGLRCKRELWRVQYALSRIRNAARDLLTLDEKNPRRIFEGEALLRRMNRYGLLEEGQNKLDYVLALTVENFLERRLQTLVFKSGMAKSIHHARVLIRQRHIRVGRQVVNIPSFMVRVDSAKHIDFSLTSPFGGGRPGRVKRKNQKAAAKKAAGGDGDEDDEE, encoded by the exons GACCTTCAAGAAGCCCCGCCGCCCGTACGAGAAGGAGCGGCTGGACGCGGAGCTGAAGCTGGTGGGGGAGTACGGGCTCCGGTGCAAGCGCGAGCTGTGGAGGGTGCAATACGCGCTCAGCCGTATCCGGAACGCCGCCAGGGATCTGCTGACGCTCGACGAGAAGAACCCCCGCCGGATCTTTGAGGGCGAGGCCCTGCTCCGCCGGATGAACCGGTACGGCCTCCTCGAGGAGGGCCAGAACAAGCTCGACTACGTTCTCGCGCTCACCGTCGAGAACTTCCTGGAACGCCGCCTTCAAACGCTCGTCTTCAAGTCCGGGATGGCCAAGTCCATCCACCACGCTCGCGTCCTGATCAGGCAGCGTCACATCAG AGTCGGAAGGCAAGTGGTCAACATCCCATCATTCATGGTCAGAGTGGATTCTGCAAAGCACATTGATTTCTCGCTGACAAGTCCATTCGGTGGAGGCCGCCCGGGAAGGGTGAAGAGAAAGAACCAGAAGGCTGCTGCAAAGAAGGCAGCTGGAGGTGACGGCGACGAGGACGACGAGGAATGA